The DNA segment ACGATAACTCCCGGCCCGAGCCGGCCCTTTGCCTGCACAGCCGGACACCGCAAGGAGAAAACCGTTGGACGCCATCATCCGCATCGAACAGCTCTGGAAGTGCTACGACGGCCAGGAGTGCGGGGAGACGTCGGCCCTCCGGGGACTCGACCTGGAGGTCCGGCAGGGGGAGATCGTTGCCATCTTCGGGAAGAGCGGCTCGGGAAAATCCACCCTCCTTAACCTCATCGCGGGACTGGACAGCCCCACCCGGGGGGCTATCATCCTCGAGGGCCGGGACATCCACGACCTGCCGGAATCCGGGCGCACGCAGCTGAGGCGCTCCCGCCTCGGCTTTGTTTTCCAGTTCTTCAACCTCATCCCCACCCTGACGGCCCTGGAGAACGTCTCCCTTCCCCTGGAGATGCTGGGCCGGGACAAGGCCCGCGCCCGCATCACACTGGAACAGGTGGGTCTTTCCGGGAAGGAGGGCCGGTACCCCCACGAACTTTCCGGGGGAGAGCAGCAGCGGGTCGCCATCGCCAGGGCCATCGTCAAGGACCCTGCCCTCATACTGGCCGACGAGCCCACGGGAAACCTGGACACCGAGACCGGGGATCAGGTCCTGGCCCTCCTCGAGGGGATGGTCCGGAACACAGGCACCACCCTCATCCTGGCCACCCACAGCGAGCGTGTTTCGCGGATCTCCGACCGCGTCCTGACCATGACTGACGGCCGCATCACCGGGGGCCCTTCTGCCCGGGACCTTCCGTGACCATCGTCCTTCGCTCCTTTTTGCGTTCCCTTTTCAGGCGGCGGTCCCTGACCCTGTTCCAGCTCGCCGGCGTCGCCTGCGGGGTGGCGGCCGTCGTGGGGATGCTCCTCGCGTCGGACACCGCCCTCACCAGCTTCCGGAAAGCGGTCCGGTTCCTCCAGGGAAGTTCGACCCACGCTCTCAGCCTGCCCGTCGGCCCCATGCCCGAATCGGTCCTGACCGAGCTCATGGCCGATCCCGGAGTCACCGCCTTCGCCCCGGTCCTGGACCGGCAGCTGGGCCTCGCCGACGGCTCCTCCGTCAGGGTCCTGGGCCTCGACCCCTTCCTGGATCACGCGGTGAGGCCGGACCTCGTCTTTTCGGCGGAACCGGGCGATTGGGAGGAAAGCGTCGTCCTGGACCTCCTGCTGGAAAAGAACACGGCGATCCTGGAAAGCCGCCTGGCGCAGAGCCTGGGCGCCGGCCCCGGCACTCCCCTCGTCACCGGCAACGGCGTCCTGAAGGTGCTGGGGACCTTCACCCACCCGGTGGGCGAACCGATCATCCTGATGGACATCGCCCACGCCCAGGAGTTCTTCGGGGCGGCGGGAAAGATCGACCGCGTAGACCTCATCCTCGAGGACCCGCCGGCCTTTGCCGCCTCGTGGTCCTCCCGGGGCTACCAGGTGGCCTCCCAGGGTGAACGCCAGGCCGTGTTCGAGGAGATGCTCCGCGCCTTCCGCATGAACCTGGAGGCCATGTCCCTCCTCGCCCTCATGGTGGGGGTCTTCCTCGTCTACAACACCTCCATGTTCAGCGTCATCAGCCGCAGGAAGAGCGTCGGGGTTCTCCGGAGCCTGGGCGCCACCCGCCTGGAGATCGTGGCGGCGGTGACAGCCGAGATCTCCCTCCTCGGCGCCCTGGGCGGGGCGGCCGGCGGGGTGCTGGGGTTCGCCCTGGCCCACTTCCTCACGGGGATCGTCGGCGATACCATCAACCGCCTCTACTTTTTCCTTCGCCCCCTCCCCCCCCGGTGGTCCTGGTCCATCCCCCTGTCCGGCGCCGGGCTGGGCCTGCTGGCTTCCCTCCTCGGGGGGGCCTTTTCCCTCTTCCGGCTGTCGGTTGAGGACCCGGTGAAAGCCCTGACCGGCCGCGTTCCCCAGGTCTGCCAGGACCGGACCGCATGGTGGACCGCCGCCGCGGGTCTCGTCCTGACCGCGGCAAGTGTCCTGGTCCTGGCCGGCTCCAATTCCATCACGACAGGCTACATCGGGGCCTTCGGGGTGATCCTGGGCCTGAGTTTCATGTGCGGGGTGCTCCTCATCGTGTCCTCCCCGGCCTGGAAAATGCTCCTCAGGACCTTTGCCGGGCCCATCGGGCCCATCGCGGCGGGGAACGTGCGCCGCAGCCTGGGCAGAACAGCGGTGGCCGTGGCGGCTTTCGGCATCGCCCTCTCCCTCCTGGTGGGACTGGGGAGCATGATCGGCAGCTTCCGCCGGACCCTGATCTGGTGGATGGAGGGGCAGATCCGGGCCGATTACTACATCCAGGCCCCGACGGGAGGCCAGATCCCCCTGGAGCTTTACCCGGAACTGGCCCGCCTGCCGGGCGTGGGCGGCGTAGACCCCTACCAGAATTTCACCGTCTCCTACCGCGACACCATCATCCACGTGGTGGCCCTCGACCCCGACGTCCTCTACAGGTTCGCGAGGTTCGCCTGGTACAGGGGTGACGACCTCGCCTGGAA comes from the bacterium genome and includes:
- a CDS encoding ABC transporter ATP-binding protein — protein: MIRIEQLWKCYDGQECGETSALRGLDLEVRQGEIVAIFGKSGSGKSTLLNLIAGLDSPTRGAIILEGRDIHDLPESGRTQLRRSRLGFVFQFFNLIPTLTALENVSLPLEMLGRDKARARITLEQVGLSGKEGRYPHELSGGEQQRVAIARAIVKDPALILADEPTGNLDTETGDQVLALLEGMVRNTGTTLILATHSERVSRISDRVLTMTDGRITGGPSARDLP
- a CDS encoding FtsX-like permease family protein, whose translation is MTIVLRSFLRSLFRRRSLTLFQLAGVACGVAAVVGMLLASDTALTSFRKAVRFLQGSSTHALSLPVGPMPESVLTELMADPGVTAFAPVLDRQLGLADGSSVRVLGLDPFLDHAVRPDLVFSAEPGDWEESVVLDLLLEKNTAILESRLAQSLGAGPGTPLVTGNGVLKVLGTFTHPVGEPIILMDIAHAQEFFGAAGKIDRVDLILEDPPAFAASWSSRGYQVASQGERQAVFEEMLRAFRMNLEAMSLLALMVGVFLVYNTSMFSVISRRKSVGVLRSLGATRLEIVAAVTAEISLLGALGGAAGGVLGFALAHFLTGIVGDTINRLYFFLRPLPPRWSWSIPLSGAGLGLLASLLGGAFSLFRLSVEDPVKALTGRVPQVCQDRTAWWTAAAGLVLTAASVLVLAGSNSITTGYIGAFGVILGLSFMCGVLLIVSSPAWKMLLRTFAGPIGPIAAGNVRRSLGRTAVAVAAFGIALSLLVGLGSMIGSFRRTLIWWMEGQIRADYYIQAPTGGQIPLELYPELARLPGVGGVDPYQNFTVSYRDTIIHVVALDPDVLYRFARFAWYRGDDLAWKDVKAGGAIVSESFYRRFGLGPGGEVTLTGKAGERSFAISAIFYDYTTEHGLVMMSRESFLELFGDPAIDTLAVFLEPEGNRPAGTGERVRDLARGAGMIVADRTGFEEKILGIFDATFTITHSMRAIAVIVAFFGITGALLTLFMERRKEFGIYRALGLTGREVALMTLLEGLGMGLAGFILSAVAGTAITFILIRVINVQSFNWTIFYYFDAVPYLTAAVIALSASAGAAVFPMIRVVRTYPQLQIREE